The following proteins are co-located in the Cryptosporidium parvum Iowa II chromosome 6, whole genome shotgun sequence genome:
- a CDS encoding ribonucleotide reductase small subunit yields the protein MNESKKELLEQQKNESILLDNPFRWVLFPIKYSRLWSLYKKYEVSFWTAEVISPMEDKTKLMNMDEKLLDYIEMAFAKRIYIDNTCLDTVLLTCELLGQVQVPEARGYFSFTMCMENIYKELFMNYVEMIRKNKEKIERTDEVEKKDENNLNSKISKEEYEYNLEKKLNELEDFTKMKELVGNFYDEDTLFSEKLIYYVIIKKIFSSSIHLLRLSFSMRNISESELPTQLCDGLDRIRRDEQYQVEFCLSIAKSMKTKPSNDQVVNLLEQAIMLEKNFIFSIVDPQVLQIEREDIVAFLLFNADEILVDLKYPRQFNVSNPFINIMNDFPCSFSRRSCC from the coding sequence atgaatgaatcaaagaaagaattattagaacagcaaaaaaatgaatcaatCTTATTAGATAATCCTTTTAGATGGGttttatttccaataaaatATAGTAGATTATGGAGTTTgtataaaaaatatgagGTATCATTTTGGACAGCAGAAGTAATATCACCAATGGAAGATAAGacaaaattaatgaatatggACGAAAAATTACTTGATTATATTGAAATGGCCTTTGCAAAACgtatttatattgataataCATGCTTAGATACTGTATTGTTAACATGTGAATTATTAGGACAAGTACAAGTACCAGAAGCAAGAGGTTACTTTTCATTTACAATGTGTATGGAGAATATATATAAGGAATTATTTATGAATTATGTTGAAATGATACGTAAAAATAAGGAAAAGATTGAAAGGACAGATGAAGTGGAAAAGAAGGATgagaataatttaaatagtaaaatatctaaagaagaatatgaatataatttagagaagaaattgaatgaATTAGAAGATTTTACAAAAATGAAGGAATTAGTTGGTAATTTTTACGATGAAGATACTTTATTTAGTGAAAAACTTATCTATTatgtaataattaaaaagatattCTCATCTAGTATTCATTTACTTAGattatctttttcaatGAGAAATATATCAGAATCTGAATTACCTACTCAACTTTGTGATGGTTTAGATAGAATACGTAGAGATGAACAATATCAAGTTGAGTTTTGTTTAAGTATTGCAAAATCTATGAAAACTAAACCAAGTAATGATCAAGTagttaatttattagaGCAAGCTATTATGTTAGAGAAGaactttatattttcaattgtAGATCCACAAGTTCTTCAAATTGAAAGAGAAGATATTGTTgcttttcttttatttaatgcTGATGAAATACTTGTAGATTTAAAGTATCCAAGACAATTCAATGTTTCTAATCCATTCATAAATATTATGAACGATTTTCCGTGCTCCTTCTCAAGAAGAAGCTGTTGCTAG
- a CDS encoding ribonucleotide reductase small subunit, duplicated adjacent gene, with translation MTEENNNVILTKETKDEENIEKLVNEVKINQVNEPMLKYSRENRNELKELIKDIWSMYKKAEASFWVTEEIDLSQDTRDWESLKDPERHFIKYVLAFFAASDGIVMENLAVNFLREIQIPEARMYYAFQMSIEQIHSETYSLLIDRYITEIKERQMLFEAISHIEAVKKKAEWATKWMNSERSFAERIIGFCAVEGILFSGSFCAIFWLKKRGLMPGLTFSNELISRDEGLHADFACLIYKALKFKLPAPRVQQIISEAVEVERNFLCDSLPVDLIGMNSRLMAQYIEFVADRLLFALDIPKIYNVSNPFDWMDLISLQGKTNFFEKRVGEYQMAGVMVNQDDQKFDLNADF, from the coding sequence atgacagaggaaaataataatgtaatTTTAACAAAGGAAAcaaaagatgaagaaaatattgaaaaacttGTGAATgaagtaaaaataaatcaagtTAATGAACCAATGCTTAAATACAGCCGagaaaatagaaatgaattgaaagaattaattaaagatatttgGTCAATGTATAAAAAAGCTGAAGCGTCGTTTTGGGTTactgaagaaattgatctAAGTCAAGATACTAGAGATTGGGAAAGTCTTAAAGACCCTGAAAGAcattttatcaaatatgTTTTAGCATTCTTTGCTGCAAGTGATGGTATTGTTATGGAAAACTTAGCAGTAAATTTCCTTAGAGAAATACAAATACCGGAAGCTAGAATGTATTATGCTTTTCAAATGTCTATTGAACAAATACATAGTGAAACTTATTCATTACTTATTGATAGATATATTACTGAAATTAAAGAACGTCAAATGCTCTTTGAAGCAATTTCTCATATTGAAGCTGTAAAAAAGAAAGCAGAATGGGCAACTAAATGGATGAATTCTGAGCGATCTTTTGCTGAAAGAATTATTGGATTCTGTGCTGTTGAAGGAATTCTATTTTCTGGTAGCTTTTGTGCAATTTTTTGGCTTAAAAAACGTGGACTTATGCCTGGACTCACATTTTCTAATGAACTTATTAGTCGTGATGAAGGTCTCCATGCTGATTTTGCttgtttaatatataaagcccttaaatttaaattaccAGCTCCTAGAGTACAACAAATCATATCAGAAGCTGTTGAAGTTGAAAGAAACTTTCTTTGTGACTCTCTTCCTGTTGATCTTATTGGTATGAATTCGAGACTTATGGCccaatatattgaatttgttGCTGATAGATTACTTTTTGCCTTGGATATTCCAAAAATCTACAACGTTTCTAATCCTTTTGATTGGATGGACCTTATTTCACTTCAAGGTAAAACTAACTTCTTCGAAAAGAGAGTTGGTGAATATCAAATGGCTGGAGTTATGGTCAATCAAGATGACCAAAAGTTTGATTTGAATGCAGATTTCTAA
- a CDS encoding conserved protein with possible C2 domain — MDPVGAMKSMMGMVGSNLVSSAKHATKQMVSKIRQKADPRSYSSSKKKKNKADNGQNIEGTNISDDDDLNDSMLPNRRDHGKEARNRDINGENLEVNSNLTHESSDDESILDFRDRVVTEQEFKRLAELLGRDIKMTNRGNSEMEKQIWLTPRRFRTTIRSVQIENLTKIEQKNVFLEFSFGGTLTEVRLLNSNTGQEVPRLLGYPACKEFFTHTVDIKPFYIENNDELLIDIPDENGKDYDMELKNNNSIEISLDETFEWRGSYLHLERELFRIIAWRANSATVNELLGYNEDILKNYATGSVNQMITLSKRTHNNISNPIFRITLQIIFQEIYDFQLSLSQFTLRNISNDNENSSPSERKHSQNIYNDHEIEYNHDKKSNKKQTSRDNTNIINDQNTVKIDLRDDQELNFNEKGRLISNNHSTSCRLNIKFPSFGIDNPLPTKCTSTWSECYEKQNKIIRWDNIGMIPFRGTIHELERNNLHANLEINSTGKTHNIFKSTKQVHCTFNLKNIVYYPYIQTEIKLPDGESCILEGKIEFGNIPKYHQLGNILEIDDENKLYLIIKIIRIDNLILNIYEVNNILQDTENDDSMDVYVQLSFDGNRKETPVVSGTLHPLFQTELTFILDYIDHEKKPNELDAHSLAKLLERKGPIVIDVWRKNKSSMAQHLGWTEIHWKDILIKTNHSNYSGNEFSDLKLNQQFSPLKFDPTNNLMDNASNACLGANMLRRQEYRKFYDRNIGKEVVYETRVYQDASILYNLGQRPSSLGSYTNETISPKVYLEIWTKPDISCMYNIGSTSALLVRGNNEVVGEVSKYFVDRLNRIVEWSGIGPSLKNSRIRSNIFYWEYVTKSFETWGRQYSYYSLDSRGVRHLLPSFLQPLKPLTGVDNSSKVHHFIHSFPYLPTTNNEIWRTPDLFLLSRQGTPFDHTLLQVCLLLGLNRIAFLACGTLLNRDPYSWAVTIHYEYIMSENDDLFNLSKDGNLFKKESHGIGGRSRRVSTLNFGRNKKHSNMRSISPALMKTTSDRKNYKSEKSHILGSNRSKMRSLSPISINLGQRMHRKSSIINDNEHRFSLSKSTEAIHDHNHNTSSKNSIRQNSIRFYALFWDTVKHVVYRVNDIVQESKHDEFIQWIKEEGYDINQLNELALESLFSQRNYHQDKYRNIQYKPNFCLKVINKLPYRTLDLLVNNKNIYANIQQVNDPLKLSYNLNDSKLWYSFFPKKTDQFNHIKMNNQRIQGEIEGKGILNQLPITQNSSNISACFSWPIINLVTDTTSNKPGKNNKGRSVTGDYHIHNNNSNNDYFDQDQFGRSNNKDKNINGIIGNDHKSKGKANNGLKSSTGMSFGLNRSKDEHSSIEKKFLENNVIMDAELDLYCRSINDEIMRYVQIQRFQKSRTIGTRWNRENENMIFLRMGLKLLGKWEMSDPYTRDYYKNKTEFLKWRESFLSTVPTKYRMKYAILTFPCNVPKWIAQQVWFKCSFLSNETDKRSIFSLSVDINSWPNNIQSIRILILVVHPLKSNQLRKLQLLQKMSISNSVSNNNINNNNNNNNNSNNIHQTMKINIKGPSRNERENISDSIKEDNNKGNDKVTKQGLDKLEIPEFSNELLIKESDKKSVDEDKDEKKKEDKEEKKKKDNNSEKERRRASSIIFSDEEDEPELKLLHP; from the coding sequence atggATCCTGTGGGAGCAATGAAGTCAATGATGGGAATGGTTGGATCTAACCTAGTTAGTTCAGCAAAACATGCAACTAAGCAAATGGTGAGTAAGATCCGTCAGAAAGCTGATCCCAGATCATATAGTAGctcaaaaaagaaaaaaaataaagctGATAATGGTCAGAATATAGAAGGTACAAATATAAGTGATGACGATGATTTGAATGATTCAATGCTTCCTAATAGAAGAGATCATGGCAAAGAAGCAAGGAATAGAGATATAAATGGAGAAAATCTGGAAGTTAACAGTAATTTAACTCATGAATCATCAGATGACGAGTCAATTTTGGATTTTAGAGATCGAGTTGTAACAGAACAAGAATTCAAGAGATTAGCAGAACTTCTTGGTAGAGATATAAAAATGACAAATAGAGGTAATTCTGAAATGGAGAAACAAATATGGTTAACTCCAAGAAGATTTAGGACTACAATACGATCAGTGCAGATTGAAAATCTAACAAAAATTGAACAGAAGAATGtatttttagaattttCATTTGGAGGAACACTTACAGAAGTTAGACTATTGAATAGTAATACCGGCCAAGAAGTTCCAAGATTGTTGGGATATCCAGCATGCAAAGAATTTTTTACACATACTGTTGATATTAAACCGttttatattgaaaataatgatgagTTACTTATTGATATTCCTGATGAAAATGGTAAAGACTATGATATGGAgctcaaaaataataattcgATTGAAATTTCATTAGATGAAACTTTTGAATGGAGAGGTAGTTATTTACATTTAGAAAGGGaattatttagaattattGCTTGGAGAGCTAATTCAGCAACTGTTAATGAGTTATTAGGATATAATgaagatatattaaaaaattatgcAACGGGAAGTGTTAATCAAATGATTACTTTATCAAAAAGAACacataataatatatcaaatcctatttttagaattacattacaaattatatttcaagaaatttatGATTTTCAACTAAGCCTATCTCAATTCActttaagaaatattagTAATGACAATGAGAATTCCTCTCCTTCAGAACGAAAACattctcaaaatatttataatgatcatgaaattgaatataatcATGACAAAAAAAGTAACAAAAAGCAAACTAGTCGtgataatacaaatataattaacGATCAAAATACTGTAAAAATTGATTTGAGAGATGatcaagaattaaattttaatgaaaaaggAAGGcttatttctaataatcaTTCAACATCTTGTAGATTGAATATCAAGTTCCCATCTTTTGGAATAGATAATCCTTTACCAACTAAATGTACTTCAACTTGGTCAGAATGTTATGagaaacaaaataaaattattagatgGGATAATATTGGTATGATTCCTTTTAGAGGTACAATACATGAATtggaaagaaataatttacatgcaaatttagaaattaattcaactGGCAAAACtcataatatttttaaatctaCAAAACAAGTCCATTGTACTTTTAAtcttaaaaatattgtcTATTATCCCTATATTCAGACTGAAATTAAGCTTCCTGATGGAGAATCTTGTATACTTGAAGgaaaaatagaatttggaaatataCCCAAATATCATCAATTGGGTaatattttagaaattgatgatgaaaataaattatatcttataatcaaaattattcgaattgataatttaatcTTGAACATTTATGAAGTCAACAATATTCTTCAAGATActgaaaatgatgattcTATGGATGTTTATGTTCAGTTAAGCTTTGATGGTAATCGAAAAGAAACGCCTGTAGTTTCTGGTACATTACATCCACTCTTTCAAACTGAACTTACATTTATATTGGATTATATTGATCATGAAAAAAAGCCTAACGAACTTGACGCTCATTCTTTAGCCAAACTTTTAGAAAGAAAAGGTCCGATTGTTATTGATGTGtggagaaaaaataaatcatcaaTGGCACAACATTTAGGATGGACTGAAATTCATTGGAAAGATATTCTAATAAAAACTaatcattcaaattattctggaaatgaattttctgatttaaaattaaatcaacAATTCTCACCTTTAAAATTTGACCCtactaataatttaatggaCAATGCTAGTAATGCATGCTTAGGCGCCAACATGCTTAGGCGCCAAGAATACCGAAAATTTTATGATCGCAATATAGGTAAAGAAGTTGTATATGAAACAAGAGTATATCAGGATGCGAgtatattatataatttaggTCAAAGGCCCAGTTCTTTAGGGTCTTATACAAATGAAACAATCTCGCCGAAAGtatatttggaaatatgGACAAAGCCTGATATAAGTTGCATGTATAATATTGGTTCAACGTCAGCATTACTAGTAAGAGGTAATAATGAAGTTGTGGGAGAAGtttctaaatattttgttgaTCGATTAAATAGAATTGTTGAGTGGTCAGGCATTGGTCCATcattaaagaattcaagaataagatcaaatattttttattggGAATATGTTACTAAATCATTTGAGACTTGGGGAAGAcaatattcatattataGTTTGGATTCAAGAGGTGTAAGGCACTTACTTCCATCATTCTTACAACCTTTAAAACCTCTTACTGGTGTTGATAATTCCTCAAAAGTACATCATTTTATTCATTCTTTTCCATATTTACCAACtacaaataatgaaatatgGAGAACTCCTgatttattcttattatcaAGACAAGGTACTCCATTTGATCATACATTATTGCAGGTATGTTTATTATTGGGTTTAAATAGAATAGCTTTTTTGGCATGCGGTACTTTATTGAATAGAGATCCATATTCATGGGCAGTAACTATACATTATGAGTATATTATGAgtgaaaatgatgatttatttaatttaagtAAGGAtggaaatttatttaaaaaagaatctCATGGAATTGGAGGTAGAAGTAGGAGAGTTTCTACTCTTAATTTtggaagaaataaaaaacatAGTAATATGAGGTCAATATCACCAGCATTAATGAAGACAACATCTGATAGGAAGAATTATAAATCAGAAAAAAGTCATATATTAGGATCTAATCGAAGTAAAATGAGGTCATTATCTccaatttctattaatcTTGGTCAAAGGATGCATAGGAAGTcatctattattaatgataatgaacATCGATTTAGTTTAAGTAAATCAACTGAAGCAATTCATGATCATAATCATAATACATCATCAAAAAATAGTATTAGACAAAATTCTATAAGATTTTATGCATTATTTTGGGATACTGTAAAACATGTTGTTTATAGAGTTAATGATATTGTTCAAGAATCAAAACATGatgaatttattcaatGGATTAAAGAAGAAGGATATGATATTAATCAGTTAAATGAATTAGCATTagaatcattattttctcaAAGAAATTATCATCAAgataaatatagaaatataCAATATAAACCAAATTTCTGtttaaaagttattaataagTTACCATATAGAACTTTGGATTTATTggttaataataaaaatatatatgcAAATATACAACAAGTTAATGATCcattaaaattatcatataatttaaatgatagTAAGCTTTGGTATTCATtctttccaaaaaaaaCTGATCAATTTAATCAtattaaaatgaataatcAAAGAATTCAAGGAGAAATTGAAGGTAAAggaatattaaatcaattacCAATAACACAAAATAGTTCAAATATATCAGCATGTTTTTCATGGCCAATAATTAATCTTGTAACTGATACTACTAGTAATAAACCTggaaagaataataaaggaAGATCAGTTACTGGTGATTATCATattcataataataatagtaataatgattattttgatCAAGATCAATTTGGAAgatctaataataaagataagaatattaatggTATTATTGGTAATGATCATAAGAGTAAAGGTAAAGCAAATAACGGTTTAAAATCATCTACTGGAATGAGTTTTGGATTAAATAGGTCAAAAGATGAACATTCAAGTATAGAGAAGAAGTTTTTAGAGAATAATGTGATTATGGATGCTGAACTAGATTTATATTGTAGAAGTATTAATGATGAGATTATGAGATATGTACAGATTCAAAGATTTCAAAAATCACGTACAATAGGTACAAGATGGAATAGAGAAAACGAGAATATGATATTTTTAAGAATGGGATTAAAGTTATTAGGTAAATGGGAGATGTCAGATCCATATACTCGtgattattataaaaataagactgaatttttgaaatggagagaatcatttttatcaaCAGTACCAACAAAATATAGGATGAAATATGCAATATTGACTTTTCCATGTAATGTTCCAAAATGGATAGCACAACAAGTTTGGTTTAAATGTAGCTTTTTATCAAATGAGACTGATAAAagatcaatattttctttatcagtagatattaatagttggccaaataatattcaatcaATAAggatattaatattggtaGTACATCCTTTGAAATCTAATCAGCTTAGAAAGCttcaattattacaaaAGATGAGTATATCAAATTCAGTTAGtaacaataatatcaataacaacaataataataacaataatagtAACAATATTCATCAAACAATGAAGATTAATATAAAAGGTCCTTCCAGGAAtgaaagagaaaatatttctgattcaattaaagaagataataataaaggtAATGATAAAGTAACAAAGCAAGGTTTGgataaattagaaattccAGAATTctcaaatgaattattgataaagGAGAGTGATAAAAAGAGCGTGGATGAGGATAAGGATGAGAAAAAGAAGGAAGATAAAGaggaaaagaagaaaaaggaTAACAATAGCGAAAAAGAGAGAAGAAGAGCATCTTCAATTATATTCTCAGACGAAGAAGATGAGCCTGAGCTTAAACTGTTACATCCataa